In Nerophis lumbriciformis linkage group LG01, RoL_Nlum_v2.1, whole genome shotgun sequence, the genomic stretch TGTTACCATGGTGACGTGGCATCCACTAAAGTGATGACATGTTACCATGGTGATGTGGCATCCACTAAAGTGATGACATGTTACCATGGTGATGTGTCATCCACTTAAGCGATGCCATGTTGCCATGGTGACGTGGCATCCACTTAAGCGATGCCATGTTGCAATGGTGACGAGGCATTCACTAAAGTGATGACATGTTACCATGGTGACGTGGCATCCACCTAAGTGATGACATGTTACCATGGTGATGTGTCATCCACTTAAGTGATGACACATGGTGACGTGGCATCCACTAAAGTGATGACATGTTACCATGGTGACGTGGCATCCACTTAAGTGATGATATGTTACCATGGTCACTTGGCATCCACTTAAGTGATGACATGTTACCATGGTGACGTGGCATCCACTAAAGTGATGACACGTTACCATGGTGACGTGTCATCCACTTAAGCGATGCCATGTTGCCATGGTGAAGTCGCATCCACTTAAGCGATGCCATGTTGCAATGGTGACGAGGCATTCACTAAAGTAATGACATGTTACCATGGTGCCGTGTCATCCACTTAAGCGATGCCATGTTACCATGGTGACGTGGCATCCACTAAAGTGATGACATGTTACCATGGTGACGTGGCATCCACTAAAGTGATGACATGTTACCATGGTGACTTGGCATCCACTTAAGTGATGACATGTTACCATGGTGATGTGGCGACTCTAAATTGTTGACATTTCACCATGGTGATGTGGCATTCACTAAAGTGATGACACGTTACCATGGTGACGTGTCATCCACTTAAGCGATGACATGTTGCCATGGTGACGTGGCATCCTCTAAAACGATGACATGTTGCCGTGGTGACGTGGCACCCACTAAAGCGATGCCATGGTCCAAGCTTCACTTTGACAAGTGCTGACTCATCACTTCCACTGTGCCTTAGACGCGCCTACAAGGGACCACATGTATTGTGAGACGACTGGGAAAAAAGGTCCCCTTCGGCACTTTGATCCTCTGACCTTCTGCAGCTCCATCCACAGCATAGCAAGTAAGTCCGGCAGACCAAGACTGGTGAGATCAAACCTGCTCACCACATGTTGTGTTTGCAGACTTCACCATGCAGGTGACCTTCTTGTACCAGGGCCGCACGGTGCTGGTGAGCACCACCACCAGTCCGGACGGCTGCTTCATCCTGCAGGGTCGGGGTCCGGTAGCAAGTGAGCGTATTTACGGGCCCTGCACCGCACAGCAGCTTTCTTTTCCTCCCGCAAGCTCCTTACACATGTCCGCGCTCACGCTGGAAGCCATCAATCGCCTCCTCTGCCACCTGGAGAGGGGTGTGCTCATATGGGTGGCCCCCGATGGGGTGTTCATCAAGCGCTTCTGCCAGGGCAGGGTGTACTGGAGCGGCCCCGCGGCCCCGCACACCGATCGGCCCAACAAACTAGAACGAGAGAAGACCTTCAAATTGCTTGACAACTCAACATTTCTCAATGGTAATTGAACCCCGACAACAGTGTTTAAGGAACTTTACCTTGGTCATAAAAACCTCTTCATGTACTAAAAAGGAATAATCTGGAACATTCTTTATGCAGATCTTCAGCGCTGTTTGCAAGGAAAGGGAACACCGCCTCTTTACAGCATAGAACTGTGCTTTGGAGAGGAGTACCCGGACCCGACCACCCCTAAAACCCAGAAGCTTGTCATGGTCCAGGTGGGAAGCGCGACCGACGATTGTTGACATAACATTCAGACAGTTGTAGTACCGTCGTGAACCAGTAGAAGTCACTGCATTGTTGATTGGGCCCAACTTGCAAGGAGTTGTAGTACCTTCAAGAACCAGTAGAGGTCACTGCATTGTTGATTGGGCCCAACTTGCAATGAGTTGTAGTACCTTCAAGAACCAGTCGAGGTCACTGCATTGTTGATTGGGCCCACCTTGCAAGGAGTTGTAGTACCTTCAAGAACCAGTAGAGGTCACTGCATTGTTGATTGGGCCAAACTTGCAAGGAGTTGTAGTACCGTCGTGAACCAGTAGAGGTCACTGCATTGTTGATTGGGCCCAACTTGCAAGGAGTTGTAGTACTGTCGTGAACCAGTAGAGGTCACTGCATTGTTGATTGGGCCCAACTTGCAATGAGTTGTAGTACCTTCAAGAACCAGTAGAGGTCACTGCATTGTTGATTGGGCCCAACTTGCAATGAGTTGTAGTACCGTCGTGAACCAGTAGAGGTCACTGCATTGTTGATTGGGCCCAACTTGCAATTAGTTGTAGTACCTTCAAGAACCAGTAGAGGTCACTGCAGTGTTGATTGTGCCCAACACAGGTGGTTCCCATGTTTGCAGTGGATCTTCTGGAGAGGTTCAGCTCGGACTAACCAAGAACAAGATTGACAGTCCTGTCCTAGGTAATGCTGAGAACATTAATCCTGTAATAATCcagcaaaattattattattattattattattattattattattattattattattagggatgtccgataatggctttttgccgatatccgatattccgatattgtccaactctttaattaccgataccgatatcaaccgatgccgatatatacagtcgtggaattaacacattattatgcctaatttggacaaccaagtatagtgaagataaggtcctttttttaaatattaataaaataaaataagacaaataaattaaaaacattgaataaataaaaaaagaaaataaaacaatataaaaacagttacatagaaactagtaattaatgaaaatgagtcaaattaactgttaaaggttagtactattagtggaccagcagcacgcacaatcatgtgtgcttacggactgtatcccttgcagactgtattgatatatattagggatgttcgataatggatttttgccgatatctgatattccgatattgtccaactctttaattactgataccgatatcaaccgatactgatatatgcagtcgtggaattaacacattattatgcctaaattggacaaccaggtatggtgaagataaggtcattttttaaatgctaataaaataaaataagataaataaataaataaaaaaattggaataaaaaagaaagtaaaacaatataaaaacagttacatagaaaccagtaattaatgaaaatgagtaaaattaactgttaaaggttagtactattagtggaccagcagcacgcacaatcatgtgtgcttacggactgtatcccttgcagactgtattgatatatattagggatgttcgataaaggcttcttgccgatatccgatattgtccaactctttaattaccgataccgatatccaccgatgccgatacatacagtcgtggaattaacacattattatgcctaatttggacaaccaggtatggtgaagataaggtccttttttaaatgttaataaaataaaataagataaataaatttaaaaaacatttttgaataaaaaagaaagtaaaacaatataaaaacagttacatagaaactagtaattcatgaaaatgtgtaaaattaactgttggggcactatttgtaagtgtatcttgtgttttttatgttgatttaataaataaaaaaaacgataccgataataaaaaaaacgataccgacaatttccgatattacattttaaagcatttatcggccgataatatcagcaggccgatattatcggacatctctaattgttattattatttcctccTTTACCTGCCACGGAAAACAGCAAAGAGCAGAATTGGGTTAGGGAAAATaattgtgaatgttttttttacgaGAAATGCATCATTTTTCAGTAGACTGGAGCCCCCAAAGTCATGTCGTCATGCTGTCTAAATAAAATCTGGTGAAATATTTGGAGTTTCATTTTCCTTGTCACGGTGGAACACATTCAAAACCTTGCAGACAATGGCCAACGGAATGAGAAATTGACCTACaaacccccaaaaccagtgaagttggcacgctgtgtgatttgtaaataaaaaccgaaaacaatgatttgtaaatccttttccacttatattcaattgaatagaccacaaagacaagatatttaatgttcacactggaaaaatattagctcatttggaatttgatgcctgcaacatgttttaaaaaagctggcacacgtggcaaaaaagactgagaatgttgaggaCTGCTTatcaaacacctatttggaacatcccacaggtgaacaggctaattgggaacaggtgggtgccatgatttggtataaaagcagcttccatgaaatacttaggtattcccaaacaaggatggggcgagggtcaccactttgtcaacaaatgcgtgagcagtttaagaaaaatatttctcaaccagctattgcaaggaattcagggatttcaccatctacggtccgtaatatcatcaaaagattcatagaatctggagaaatcactgcatgtaagtggcaaggccgtgaccttcgatccttcaggcggtactgcatcaaaaagcgacatcagtgtgtaaaggatatcaccacatgggctcaggaacacttcagaaaaccactgttattgactacagttagtcgctacatctgtaagtgcaagtttaaaactactacggcatggcgtagtgggtagagcaaccgtgccagaaacctgagggttacaggttcgctcaccgcctcttaccatccaaaaatagctgccgttgtgtccttgggcgggacacttcaccctttgcccccggtgccactcacaccggtaaattgaatgatgaatgataggtggtggtcggaggggccgttggcgcaaaattgcagccacgcttccgtcagtctaccccagggcagctgtggctatgaaagtagcttaccaccaccaggtgtgaatgaatgatgggttctacatgtaaagcgactttgggtacttagaaaagtgctatataaatcccaggtattattattattattattatttactatgtaaagccaaagccatttatcaacaacacccagaaatgctgccggcttcactgggcccgagctcatctaagatgcaaagtggaaaagtgttctgtggtcagacgagttcatatttcatattgtttttggaaacgttgtgtcctccagaacaaaaaggaaaagaaccatccggactgttataggcgcaacgttcaaAAGTCAGTATCTGtgctggtatgggggtgtattagtgcccaagacatgggtaacttacacatctgtgaaggcaccattaatgctgaaaggtacatacaggctttggagcaacatatgttgccatccaagcaacggtatcatggacgcccctgcttatttcagcaagacaacgtgttacaacagcgtggcttcgtagtaaaagagtgcgggtactagactggccagacctgtcccccatttaaaatgtgtggcgcagtatgtgttgtgtttttagtgttttcCTGCCTTCTCCTCTTGTCTGCACCTGTGCTTTTAGTGAtttgtcctcggcgaggggcggaccttgatgcacacctgctcgcaattagcactccggtatttaggcacgtcacggtcagcttggcctcgccggttattgtctcctgcacctcccacgtgcatgtgcctgcttcacttcatcagtcccggtatgttgcctctccttattcctgtaatccctcacctctttgtgtttgcttcctagccaccctgaggtaaagaggattttgtgttggactttttgctgtgttcagtgcgccctggcctttttccctgccgaccactgtggaacctgtttttgtttgtttattcatggtgtgcacttttgccccatcgccttttgttacactttttggatttATTAAATATTCTCCTTTTATAATTCAAccttgcctctcgtctctgcatcctgggatcaccttGATCAGGGCctaacattatgaagcctaaaataccacaacggagacccccggactgttgaacaacttaagctgtacatcaagcaagaatgggaaagaattccacctaaaaagcttcaaaaatgtgtctcgtcagttcccaaatgtttactgagtgttgttaaaaggaaaggccatgtaacacaatggtgaaaaCCCCCCTTGTGACAACTTTTTCGCAAtgtgttgctgacattaaattcaaagttattgattatttgcaaaaaaaataagtttctctttttatttaccatttacacaacgtgccaacttcactgcttttggggtttgtaaaagagttgTGTTTTTTTCCGTTATGAACAGTCTTcagcatgctaatatttgctTAAAACAAGACGCCAATCGGCAGCGATCAAAACATCTACCCAGCTTCTTCTTCTCCGTTTATTCCGAGCGAACATCATATAACAGTTTCaccatcttaaaaaaaatacattttgccgCTATGACATTGAGAAGGAATAATTAACATGTATGTCTGGTCCAAAAACTAAAGTGAAAGAGTGCTGAATCAGAGGAGTTTTACCCGTATCAGAGTTATACTTTCATCACGTCCCCTGCTTTCAGACGTATACAGCACGCAACAATACAATCGTACATCACGCAAGCACAAAGCATCCTGTTCCGACGTGTCATTAGCACCATTGCTCTTCACCTTCGCCGCCAACATTCAGCTTTTTTTATGGACCTGTCTGTCCGCGTGGGCGCTTTTCATTAGTGTTCTCCCGTTCTCAGAGATGATGTTAAGAACATGCCGGAAAGTAATGCCTGGACAAAAAAGCTCCTTGAAGGTGAGCTTACATTCGTCTCGCCTGACAAGGATTCAGAAGCAAGAAACAAAGAAGACCAACAGAATGCATGACGTCTGTTTAGCATACTCTCTGTACAAATGTAACATATTTAGTCCACTTTTCTTCAGGTGTATATCTGCGCTTGCGTTCACAACTGATTAAAATCCAAACCCTGCAGAACGCACTGTcggtaaatatgtgtgtgtgtgtgtgttcttgtatttctaaccttcttgaaacatcaacaaggaaaagtgccttccatatgaggaccggtgaacaagttaggaccgaagtcatggtcccaatacggaaaaccattgcatctgataggGAATGTCTCGTGTGTATCTTAAATCTGCGGTGATAtcatttaaatagatttttttccaagttcagagATGTTTTTCATTTTCTCCTACGATGTCTGGAAATGGTGGTCCttaagaggtaagcatttttcgtaagttaagttaaagtaaagATGTCTCCAGaacataacaaatacaagaatgtgtgtgtgtgtccttgtatttctaaccttcttgagacatcaccaaggaaaagtgccttccatatgaggaccggtgaacaagtaaggacataaatcatggtcccaatacggaaaaccattgcatctgataggGAATGTCTCGTGTGTATCTTAAATCTGCGGTGATAtcatttaaatagatttttttccaagttcagggTTGTCTCCTACGATGtctggaaagggtggtcctaaagaggtaggcatttttcggaagtctccagaagataacaaatacaagaatgtctgtgtgtgtgtgtgtgtgtgtgtgtgtgtgtgtgtgtgtgtgtgtgtgtgtgtgtgtgtgtgtgtgtgtgtgtgtgtgtgtgtgtgtgtgttcatgtatttctaccctttttgagacatcaacaagaaaaagtactttccatatgaggactggtgaacaagttaggaccgaaatcatggtcccaatacggaaaaccattgcatttgaTAGGGAATGTCTCGTGTGTATCTTAATTCTGCGGTGATAtcatttaaatagatttttttccaagttcagggTTGTCTCCTACGATGtctggaaagggtggtcctaaagaggtaggcatttttcggaagtctccagaagataacaaatacaagaatgtctgtgtgtgtgtgtgtgtgtgtgtgtgtgtgtgtgtgtgtgtgtgtgtgtgtgtgtgtgtgtgtgtgtgtgtgttcttgtatttctaccctttttgagacatcaacaagaaaaagtactttccatatgaagactggtgaacaagttaggaccgaaatcatggtcccaatacggaaaaccattgcatttgaTAGGGAATGTCTCGTGTGTATCTTAATTCTGCGGTGATAtcatttaaatagatttttttccaagttcagggTTGTCTCCTACGATGtctggaaagggtggtcctaaagaggtaggcatttttcggaagtctccagaacataacaaatacaagaatgtgtgtgtgtgtgtgtgtgtgtgtgtgtgtgtgtgtgtgtgtgtgtgtgtgtgtgtgtgtgtgtgtgtgtgtgtgtgtgtgtgtgtgtgtgtgtgtacttgtatttctacccttcttgagacgtcaacaaggaaaagtagcttccatatgaagaccggtgaacaagttaggacataaatcatggtcccaatatggaaaacctttGCATCTGATAGGGAATGTCTCGTGTGTATCTTAAATCTGCGGTGATAtcatttaaatagattttttttccaagttcagggATGTCTTTCATTTTCTCCTATGATGtctggaaagggtggtcctatgGTCCATTTTTCGGAAgtctccagaaggtaagaaatacaagaatgtgtgtgtgtgtgtgtgtgtgtgtgtgtgtgtgtgtgtgtgtgtgtgtgtgtgtgtgtgtgtgtgtgtgtgtgtgtgttcttgtattgctacccttcttgagacatcaacaaggaaaagtgccttccatatggggaccggtgaacaagttaggacataaatcgcggtcccaatatggaaaacctttGCATCTGATAGGGAATGTCTCGTGTGTATCTTAAATCTGCGGTGATAtcatttaaatagattttttttccaagttcagggATGTCTTTCATTTTCTCCTATGATGtctggaaagggtggtcctatgGTCCATTTTTCGGAAgtctccagaaggtaagaaatacaagaatgtgtgtgtgtgtgtgtgtatgtttgttcttgtatttctacccttcttgagacatcaacaaggaaaagtattttctatatgaagaccggtgaacaagttaggacataaatcatggtcccaatacggaaaaccattgcatctgataggGAATGTCTCGTGTGTATCTTAAATCTGCGGTGATAtcatttaaatagattttttcccaagttcaaagatgtctttcattttctcttacgatgtctggaaagggtggtccttaagaggtaagcatttttcggaagtctccagaaggtaacaaatacaagaatttgtgtgtgtgtgtgtgtgtgttcttgtatttctacccttcttgagacgtcaacaaggaaaagtaccttccatatgaggaccggtgaacaagttaggaccgaaatcatggtcccaatacggaaaaccattgcatctgataggGAATGTCTCGTGTGTATCTTAAATCTGCGGTGATAtcatttaaatagatttttttccaagttcagggTTGTCTCCTACGATGtctggaaagggtggtcctaaagaggtaggcatttttcggaagtcTCCAGAAGATTacaaacacaagaatgtgtgtgtgtgtgtgcgtgtgtgtgtgtgtgtgtgtgtgtgtgtgtgtgtgtgtgtgtgtgtgtgtgtgtgtgtgtgtgtgtgtgtgtgtgtgttcttgtatttctacgcttcttgagacgtcaacaaggaaaagtagcttccatatgaagaccggtgaacaagttaggaccgaaatcatggtcccaatacggaaaaccattgcatctagtagagagccaaatactagagtccgtgaacattgctccaaagtctggatttttgttgttgatttaatgtgcatacaaaagtaaacattgacaggtgcaaaggcagcaatatatgataacacAAGACAGAAGCTAAAGAAGAACTTCcgtattcatccccgaaaaaacccgccaggtgaacagctgatttttacgacttccggtgctgacgtaagacaacccgcgtcccatatgtgaccgtaggatgaacaaatgtactacggtactaagactttggtggccattaacagttagcttccacagctgggttgcccaaagtgcggcacaggggccatctgtggtccgtgactcgtttgtcatcggctttaagcacattacaaaaaacaaaaaataaagatctAATTTCCTGGTAGTGAAATcattcaaaatgagggtggttccaaaaaggagggatttttcaaattgactgtgtgtcggttttaaaagtgctccccctctggtcaacatatgaaataacaagtgtgtgtaaaaatttgaagtactTCCCCTCTGGACAACATATGTGATAacgagtgtgtgtaagaaattgaattgcgccccctttggccaaaatgtattaaaaacaaataaaataaatatgtaaataaagacatactgtaataatttgaagtaaataatgaagattaaaaaagaattacaaacaaaaaaattttattaaccaaaagcttaccttttttatatttgcatagaatgtatatattattaatgttgtaaatacaaatatttatatatctagaaagggtggtcctaaagagggaggcattttttagaggtctcaagaaggtgacaaatacaagaacgtgtgtgtgtgtgtgtgtgtgtgtgtgtgtgtgtgtgtgtgtgtgtgtgtgtgtgtgtgtgtgtgtgtgtgtgtgtgtgtgtgtgtgtgtgtgtgttacataaaGAGAGTGAACACGCACCAGTGCTTGATTGTCATACTAATTTCAGCCTTTCACTGCTCAGGACAGGAAAGGTAAGGGAAAGAGGAAAGCAAAAAGAAGGGAAAGGAAAGGCGGAAAAAAGGAAAGTgaagaaaaaggaaaaaggaAAGGAAAAGCAAAGGGAAGAAAATGAAAGCAAAAAAGATAAGGAAAGAGGAAATGAAATGAAAGGGAAGGAAAGTTAAGAAAAGGAAAGACGAAATGAAAGCAAAGAGCTGATAAGGATAGAGGAAATGAAAGCAGAAGGAAAGCAAAGAAAAGGAAAGAGGTGCAACAAGTAGACAAGTTTAGGCCCTAGGCCAGCAAAGTGAACACCCGTAATTTTTGATTGTTGTTCTATTGCAACCCTGCGACCGGAGTGGGCCCCACAGAACCGTGGAGCGTACACACGTCTGCAAGTTTCTACTGCCACTTCATCAGCTTGGAGCCTTGAGGTAAATCCATGAGGCGTTCGTTGGTTCCTGTTGAGGGAAGAACGTCAGGGGCTGACCAGCGCCGTTTCCGAGGGCGCGTGGGCTCCTGAGTCTGGGGTTCTGCAGCCCGGGCATTCTTTGGCCCTATAGTGGGCAGGTGTAGGGTTAAAgggggtggagggggaggaggcgGCATCTTCTCCCTGTACCAACTGCAAGGCCCTCCCACTGCAGCCCTGGTCAGGGGGTGTGCGCGTGGGACTCTGGACGAATGTGTCCGGTGGAGTTGCTTGGGTGTCGGGGTGAGAGCAAGGCAAACATCTCCCTCTGTGAGCTGACGACAGGAAAGGCCATAGAGCTCTGCGGTTCTCTGGGGGCAACAAGAGGACCAGCCGTGGTCCTGCACAAAAAATGGATACTCCACCAAGACTTTCAGTAACTCCTGGATGAAAGCAGAAGAGGGTCACACACATTTGAAAAGAACATATGGCTGACAAGTGTTGATACTAAACTTCTTAACTGGTCTTGAAAGTTCTGTACTACCTCCACGGTCAATACAAGATTCATTCATCAGCTACTTTTTTGCAGCTCACCTGAGTGTTGCGGTCTTTAAGATGGACCTGCAGGTGACTGATGCCCTGTGCACTGCTGGGGGAAATGAGCAGCACAGTGCAGGTGCTCAGGTGGAGCTCTGGGGACGTATCAGCGCTCCTTAGAAAGTCTTCAGTCCGCAATTCCTCCACCTGTTTTAACTGCCCACTGGCCAGCTCAATTAGCGAACCCTTTGTGAAGTGAGGTAGGAGCGCAGGGGGAGACCAGTGAAGAGCAGGGGGAGAGGCGTGAACATGATCCCAGTTATGTTTCAGGTGCTTCTCCGTTTCTTTACCTCGCTCCTTGCTCTTTTCTTGGTCTTTGTTTTGGTCTCTGTCATGGTCTCTTTGGGACCAGTCATGGCTGTTCAGCAGACCCTCGGACAAGTGGGGTAAGTTTCTTGGATTGTGCTTCTTTGGGTCTGGCTTTACTTGCAGGTTGTACAGTGGTATTCCTGAGGGACTGTAGGGCGGGTAGGACTGGGGAGCCTGAGGGCTTGGCTGGAAAACGGATCCCAAGGAGTAGTAGATGTGGGCTTCAGTTCCTGGGGCGCCCGCGGCATCCAGGAAGCCTCCTCTACACACCCAGGGGTCTGGTCCCACAGCATGATGGCTGGTCACTATTCCTTGCTGATGTCTGTCCTGCAGTGAGAAATGTGGTTCATGGCCCTCCTGAGCTTTAGACTCTGAGGAAAACAAACCCATGGATTGGGCTTCAGGTGTCAGATCTTCCTGCTGTCTTTGTCCACCATTAGTCTGGGAGCTTTGTGGACTTGTATCCAATCGGATTCTGCTGCAATCGTGTCCATAATCTCCTGCGAGCAAAGGCCCAGAGGTAGTGGCAGTCCTGCTGCCTGACCCATCCAATCCATTGGGCCTCTTTCCTAAGTATCTGCTCCTGGTTTTAACTAAACTTGGCTCTTGAGGGTAGAGAGAGGTATGACCAAACAAGTATGATGGGGCGAAGAGTGAGGAGCTGTAATCTCTTCGGTCGTTGTTAATGTAGGACCACATCTCTCGAGAATCAGCTGGAAAAGGAGTTTTAAAGGAGGGAGTGGAGGACGGGGACGAGTGGGGCCCTTCTGCTCGAAGCCACCTGGAGTGGTGAGGAAGTGGCGACCCAGAGCCTCTCCTCTCCATAACATGCCCTTGAAAGAGAGGAAGTGACACAGATGAGGGGTAGCTCAGAGGCCATGGCAGGGTTAGGGGGCCTGGAGTCGGCAAGGGCGGAGGAGTGTGGAGAAGATGGGGGCTCAGGGTAGTCAGAGCTCGCTGCCTGGCGCCGACCTCTCTGTTGCCCTCCCCTCGCCCTGCGTTGGACCTACTCCGGAGTGGCACAGGGGGCTTAAATTCTTCCGGCGGCGGAAGGTGGTGTTCTGACGACCCTTGCCGGGACTCCCTCTTCTTAGGAGGGAGGCATTCTTTGCCGCGGTCGGGGATGGGATTCATGGGTGGGCTCCAGAGGCAGTGAGGGCCCCCTATGTGTGGGTGTAGGCTAGGTCACATGGGCCTCTTGGGAGACCGAGGGGCACAGACTGAAGGGCCGGCTACGACACAGCATCACTGCCAGATCTTTGGGGATCTATCTGGACTGAAGCTGCACTCACCTAGGAAAGAGATAACATAGGAGAGATCATCAGAAGTATAATTAACTTGCAAAACTCTTGTGATCACCATGGCTAAATAGTCATCGCCTAAGTGCACTGCGGTGGGAATGAAACGAGCAAACTGGTTTCATTCAAACACATCACTCCCACATGTGCGCTAAAAATACGGCTAATGAAGCGACGGCATTGCACCGTGTGTTAAATACACGCACACGGAGATCACT encodes the following:
- the irf10 gene encoding interferon regulatory factor 10 isoform X2, whose product is MKMDEGSRLHLKEWLLAQVDSGAFEGLCWHDSSKTMFRIPWKHAAKKDYKQTEDAALFKAWALHKGKHREGQDRANPSVWKTRLRCALNKSTDFQVVPELCQHDVSEPYKVYRILQGAGPTGQTESAQTKYNTRAEASPRSPACPETQQSFQVCNEREGEGEERDGEGGEEPDAPTRDHMYCETTGKKGPLRHFDPLTFCSSIHSIANFTMQVTFLYQGRTVLVSTTTSPDGCFILQGRGPVASERIYGPCTAQQLSFPPASSLHMSALTLEAINRLLCHLERGVLIWVAPDGVFIKRFCQGRVYWSGPAAPHTDRPNKLEREKTFKLLDNSTFLNDLQRCLQGKGTPPLYSIELCFGEEYPDPTTPKTQKLVMVQVVPMFAVDLLERFSSD
- the irf10 gene encoding interferon regulatory factor 10 isoform X3 codes for the protein MKMDEGSRLHLKEWLLAQVDSGAFEGLCWHDSSKTMFRIPWKHAAKKDYKQTEDAALFKAWALHKGKHREGQDRANPSVWKTRLRCALNKSTDFQVVPELCQHDVSEPYKVYRILQGAGPTESAQTKYNTRAEASPRSPACPETQQSFQVCNEREGEGEERDGEGGEEPDAPTRDHMYCETTGKKGPLRHFDPLTFCSSIHSIANFTMQVTFLYQGRTVLVSTTTSPDGCFILQGRGPVASERIYGPCTAQQLSFPPASSLHMSALTLEAINRLLCHLERGVLIWVAPDGVFIKRFCQGRVYWSGPAAPHTDRPNKLEREKTFKLLDNSTFLNDLQRCLQGKGTPPLYSIELCFGEEYPDPTTPKTQKLVMVQVVPMFAVDLLERFSSD
- the irf10 gene encoding interferon regulatory factor 10 isoform X1, which encodes MKMDEGSRLHLKEWLLAQVDSGAFEGLCWHDSSKTMFRIPWKHAAKKDYKQTEDAALFKAWALHKGKHREGQDRANPSVWKTRLRCALNKSTDFQVVPELCQHDVSEPYKVYRILQGAGPTGQTESAQTKYNTRAEASPRSPACPETQNNERTSVDPTKQTSVLVFCFCFQKQSFQVCNEREGEGEERDGEGGEEPDAPTRDHMYCETTGKKGPLRHFDPLTFCSSIHSIANFTMQVTFLYQGRTVLVSTTTSPDGCFILQGRGPVASERIYGPCTAQQLSFPPASSLHMSALTLEAINRLLCHLERGVLIWVAPDGVFIKRFCQGRVYWSGPAAPHTDRPNKLEREKTFKLLDNSTFLNDLQRCLQGKGTPPLYSIELCFGEEYPDPTTPKTQKLVMVQVVPMFAVDLLERFSSD